The Thiohalobacter sp. DNA window TCTGGAGGCAGCACGGGAGGCGCTGGGGCATCCGGTCGAGATCATCTCCGGCGTCGAGGAGGCGCGCCTGATCTATCTGGGCGTGGCCCGCAGCCTGGAGGCGGCGGCACGCGAGCGGCGGCTGGTGATGGACATCGGCGGGGGCAGCACCGAACTCATCATCGGCAGCGGCGACCAGGCCCAGGAGCTGGAGAGCCTGTACATGGGTTGCGTGTCCATGAGCCAGCGCTTCTTTGCCGATGGCCGCGTGGACAAGCCGGCCATGCGCCGCGCCATCCTGGCCGCCCAGCTCGAAGTGGAACCCATACGCCGGCGTTTTCTGCGCCGGGGCTGGGAAGGGGCGGTCGGGGCCTCGGGTACCATCAAGGCGGTCAGGCAGATCCTGCTGGCCGAGGGCTGGTCCGACCAGGGCATTACCCCCGGAGGGCTGAAGAAGCTGCGCAAGGCGCTGATCGCGGCCGGCGACATGGCGAAGGTTTCGCTCAAGTCGCTGAGCGACGAGCGGCGGCCGGTGCTGCCGGGCGGAGTTGCCATCCTCAGTGCCGTTTTCGACCTGCTCGAAATCGAGCGCATGCAGGTGTCGTCCGGCGCGCTTCGCGAGGGCATACTGTTCGACCTGGTCGGCCGCCTGCACCATGCCGATATCCGCGAGCACAGCGTCGAGCGCATGATCGAGCGCTTCCGCTGCGACACGGCGCAGGCGCAGCGCGTCGCGCGCGTGGCCCTGCGCCTGTTCGACCAGCTCGCGCCGGACTGGAAGCTGGACGTGGGCATCTGGCGACCGGTGCTGGACTGGGCCGCGCGGCTGCACGAAATCGGTCTGGTGGTGGCGCATGGCCAGTATCACAAGCACGGTGCCTACCTGGTCGAGCACTCCGATATGGCCGGCTTTTCGCTGACCGAACAGAAAATGCTGGCCGCACTGGTCCGCAGTCACAGGCGCAAGTTTCCCCGCGCCGTTTTCGAGGGCCTGCCCAGGGGCGTGCGCGAGGTCGCGGAGTCGCTGGCCGTGCTGCTGCGGCTGGCGGCGCTGATCCAGCGTGGCCGCTCCAGTCGCACACCGGAAATCCTGCACGCGCGAGCCGATGGCCCGCGGGGGCTGACGCTGCGCTTCGGCAAGGGCTTTCTCGAGCATCACCCGCTGACCCGTGCCGATCTGGAAGCCGAGCGGCGCTACCTCGGGGCGATCGGCTGGCGGCTCGATTTCGAGTGAAATGCCACGGTTGCGGGCGCAACGCAGAGGCACATAGGGCGCCGCGAAAGCCGGGTGCAGCTTGTGTTGAACCAGGGCCTGGGAGGGTGTCTTCCGCCGCGTTCGCTGGCTTGTCTCCTCAGCCCGGGCGGGCGCGCAGTTCCAGCAGCTCGCACTGGGCGCAGCGCGGTTTCTGCCTGCCGCGCGGACGCTGTCGCCGATAGTGGCCATCGCGATGCAGCACCCAGGCCTGGGTGTTGTCGGCCAGATAGAGTTCCAGCCCTTCCTTCATGATCTGCTTGCGCAGGGTGGGGTCTTCCACCGGAAAACAGGTTTCCACGCGTCGGAAGAAGTTGCGGTCCATCCAGTCCGCGCTGGACAGCCACAGCTCCTCATTGCCGTCGTTGCGGAAGTGGAAGACACGCGTGTGTTCGAGGAAGCGCCCGACGATGGAACGCACCTGGATGCGTTCGGACACGCCGGGCACGCCGGGGCGCAGGCAGCAGACGCCGCGGACGATGAGGTCGATGCGCACGCCTGCCTGCGAGGCGGCATACAGGGCCTGGATGATCTGCGGTTCGATCAGTGCATTCATCTTGGCGATGATGCGGGCGCGCTTGCCCTGGCGTGCAAACGCAGCCTCGCGCTCGATTTTTTCCATCAGTGCCTTGTGCAGGGTGAAGGGTGACTGCAGCAGCTTGCGCAGGGGTTTGACCTTGCCCAGGCTGGTGAGCTGCTGGAAGATCCGGCGCACGTCTTCGCCGATGACCTTGTCGGCGGTGAGCAGGCCATAGTCGGTATACAGGCGCGCGGTGCGGGCATGGTAGTTGCCGGTGCCGAGGTGCACATAGTGACGCAGCCGCCGGCCCTCGCGGCGGGTGACGAGGATCATCTTGGCGTGGGTCTTGTAGCCGACCACGCCATAGGTCACGTGCGCGCCGGCTTCCTGCAGCCGGTTTGCGAGCTGGATGTTGGCCTCCTCGTCAAAGCGCGCGCGCAATTCCACCACCACCGTGACCTCCTTGCCGTTGCGCGCGGCGGCAACCAGGGCGTCCACCACCGCGGAATCCGGGCCGGTACGGTAGAGGGTCTGCTTGATGGCCAGAACCTGGGGGTCGGTGGCCGCCTGGCGCAGGAAATCGAGCACCGGCGCGAAGGACTCGAAGGGGTGGTGCAGCAGCACGTCCTGGCGGCGCAGGATCTCGAAGATGTTCTGTTCCGCCGGCAGCGCAGTCGGCCGGCTGGGCTTGAAGGGCAGGTACTTGAGATCCGGCCGCTCCACCAGATCGGCGATGGCGATGAGCCGGTTGAGATTCACCGGGCCGTTGACCTGGTACAGGTCGGCCTCGGTCAGCCCGAACTGGGCGAGCAGGAAATCGGCCATTCTGCGGCTGCAGTTGTCGGCCACCTCCAGGCGCACCGCATCGCCGTAACGGCGGGACAGCAGCTCGCCCTCCATGGCCCGCATCAGGTCATCGATTTCTTCCTCGTCGACGAACAGGTCGCTGTTGCGGGTGACCCGGAACTGGTAGCAGCCGGTCACCTTCATGCCGGGAAAGAGCTCGTCGACATGGGCGTGGATGACGGAGGACAGGAACACAAAGTCATAGGGGCCGGCGCCGCTGCTCTCGGGCAGGCGGATCAGGCGCGGCAGCGAACGCGGGGCCTGGACGATGGCTATGCCGCCGGAGCGGCCAAAGGCGTCCTTGCCTTCCAGCGACACGATGAAGTTCAGGCTCTTGTTGAGAATGCGGGGGAAGGGGTGCGCGGGATCCAGGCCCAGCGGACTCAGCACCGGCATCAGTTCCTGGCTGAAGTATTTCTGCACCCACTGTGCCTGGGTTTCGCTCCAGTCGCTGCGGCGTAGGAAGCGGATCTGCTCGGACTCCAGCGCGGGAATCAGCTCGTCGTTGAGCACCCGGTACTGGAGGTCCACCAGGTCATGGGCCTCGGCGCTGATCTGGGCCAGTGCCTCCTGCGGGGTGAGGCCGTCGGATCCCGTTTCCACCGAGCCGGATTCGAGCTTCTGCTTGAGTCCGGCAACGCGGATTTCGAAGAATTCGTCCAGGTTGGTGCTGGAGATGCAGAGAAACTTCAGGCGCTCCAGCAGGGGTGTGTCCGGGTCCCGTGCCTGTTCCAGCACGCGCCGGTTGAAGGCGAGCAGGCTGAGTTCACGGTTGATGTAGAGATCCGGGCTGGTGAGGCTGATGGCATCCATGGGAGCTGGTGGTGACGTTGGCGATTTGCTGACCATTATGCCCGACCGGCCGCAGCCCGACAGACTTCCGAGGGAAATGTCACGGAAACGTCATGAACACGTCCCGTCGCGGGCCGGCCGGCGGTGCCGGGCTATACGGGGCGCCTTGTCACACAACTGTCATATTGAGCGCCTAGCATACGCGCCATGAGTGAGTCCGGCCCCTCCCGCCCCTCCGTTCTGGAGCGTATTCCCGCCGAGACGCGTGCCCGGCGATGGCGCTGGCGCACGCTCAAGGACTGGCTCGCCCGTTATGGCGTGAGCGCCGGCGGGATCGGCGTGATCGTCGCCATCCTGCTGATTTTCTTCTATCTCCTCTACGTAGTGATGCCGCTGCTCGAGCCCGGCGAGGCGAGCCCGGTGGCCGACTATGCGGCGCCCTCGGCCGAGGTGCCGGTGGTGCACCTGGCCATGGAGGAACAGGCGGAAATCGGTGTCCGCTACGGCCGCGATGGCCGGGTGAGCTTCTTCAGAACCGATACCGGTGCCGTGCTGGACGAGCGCCGGTTGTCCCTGCCCGAGGGTGTGTCCGTCACCAGCGTTGCGGTGGCGCGGCCCGACAGTCACGCCGTGGCCTACGGCCTGTCCGACGGGCGTGCCCTGGTGGTCAAGGACCGCTACCGGGTGAGCTACCCCGATGACCGGCGGCTGATCACCCCGGAACTCGAGTATCCGCTGGGTGAGGAACCGGTGGTGGTGGATCCGGAAGGGCAGCCGCTCACCGCGCTGGGCCTGGAACTGGACGAGGAGTCGACCCTGGTCGGGGCCACGGCCGACGGCCGCCTGGTGCTGACCAACATCCGCCGCGAAGAATCCTTCCTCGGCGATGAAGTAGAGCTGGTCGAGACCCGCACCGAGCTGCCGCGCCAACTCGATGACATCCGCTTCCTGCTGATCAACCCCCAGCAGTGGGTGCTGCATGTCGCCGACGGCACCGGCCGGCTGGTGCACTACGACATATCCGACAAGGAATCCCCGCGCATCGTCGAGGAAGTGCGCCTGCTTGGTGATCGCAAGGGCGCCACCCTCACCGCCCTGCGATTCCTCACTGGGGGCATCTCGCTGCTGGCCGGCGCCTCGGACGGCAGCATCAGCCAGTGGTTCGCGGTGCGCGACGAGGAAGGCCAGGAGCGGCTGCGGCGTATCCGCGAGTTCCACGAGCAGTCCGCGCCCATAGTCGGCATTGCCAGCGAGTATGCCCGCAAGGGCTTTCTGGCCGCGGACTCCAACGGCAACCTGGCCATCTACCACGCCACTGCGCACAACCTGATTCTCAGGGAAAAGGTGAGCGACGGCCGGCCTGCCGCCATTGCCATCGCGCCGCGCGCCAATGCCTGGCTGGCCGAGGACGGCAACGGTCGGTTGCACTTCTGGGCCGTGCACAACGAGCATCCGGAGATTTCCTGGTCCTCGTTGTGGGGCAAGGTCTGGTACGAAAGTTATGACGAGCCCGCCTATATCTGGCAGTCGTCCTCGGCCAGCAACGACTTCGAGCCCAAGTTCAGCCTCACGCCGCTGTCCTTCGGCACCCTCAAGGCGGCCTTTTATGCCATGCTGATCGGCGCGCCTCTGGCCATCCTGGGCGCCATCTATACCGCCTACTTCATGGCCCCGCGCATGCGCGGGGCGGTCAAGCCCACCATCGAGATCATGGAAGCCCTGCCCACCGTGATCCTGGGCTTTCTTGCCGGCCTGTGGCTGGCGCCGCTGGTCGAGAAGTACCTCCCGGGCATCTTTGCCCTGCTGCTGGTGATGCCGCT harbors:
- a CDS encoding Ppx/GppA phosphatase family protein, with amino-acid sequence MLDAPVFDEIAAVDLGSNSFHMIVARLRDGRLEVIDRLREHVRLAQGLLPDNRLSEEARARALDCLARFGQRLRELPTGAVRAVGTNTLRKARSPGFLEAAREALGHPVEIISGVEEARLIYLGVARSLEAAARERRLVMDIGGGSTELIIGSGDQAQELESLYMGCVSMSQRFFADGRVDKPAMRRAILAAQLEVEPIRRRFLRRGWEGAVGASGTIKAVRQILLAEGWSDQGITPGGLKKLRKALIAAGDMAKVSLKSLSDERRPVLPGGVAILSAVFDLLEIERMQVSSGALREGILFDLVGRLHHADIREHSVERMIERFRCDTAQAQRVARVALRLFDQLAPDWKLDVGIWRPVLDWAARLHEIGLVVAHGQYHKHGAYLVEHSDMAGFSLTEQKMLAALVRSHRRKFPRAVFEGLPRGVREVAESLAVLLRLAALIQRGRSSRTPEILHARADGPRGLTLRFGKGFLEHHPLTRADLEAERRYLGAIGWRLDFE
- the ppk1 gene encoding polyphosphate kinase 1, which codes for MDAISLTSPDLYINRELSLLAFNRRVLEQARDPDTPLLERLKFLCISSTNLDEFFEIRVAGLKQKLESGSVETGSDGLTPQEALAQISAEAHDLVDLQYRVLNDELIPALESEQIRFLRRSDWSETQAQWVQKYFSQELMPVLSPLGLDPAHPFPRILNKSLNFIVSLEGKDAFGRSGGIAIVQAPRSLPRLIRLPESSGAGPYDFVFLSSVIHAHVDELFPGMKVTGCYQFRVTRNSDLFVDEEEIDDLMRAMEGELLSRRYGDAVRLEVADNCSRRMADFLLAQFGLTEADLYQVNGPVNLNRLIAIADLVERPDLKYLPFKPSRPTALPAEQNIFEILRRQDVLLHHPFESFAPVLDFLRQAATDPQVLAIKQTLYRTGPDSAVVDALVAAARNGKEVTVVVELRARFDEEANIQLANRLQEAGAHVTYGVVGYKTHAKMILVTRREGRRLRHYVHLGTGNYHARTARLYTDYGLLTADKVIGEDVRRIFQQLTSLGKVKPLRKLLQSPFTLHKALMEKIEREAAFARQGKRARIIAKMNALIEPQIIQALYAASQAGVRIDLIVRGVCCLRPGVPGVSERIQVRSIVGRFLEHTRVFHFRNDGNEELWLSSADWMDRNFFRRVETCFPVEDPTLRKQIMKEGLELYLADNTQAWVLHRDGHYRRQRPRGRQKPRCAQCELLELRARPG
- a CDS encoding ABC transporter permease subunit → MSESGPSRPSVLERIPAETRARRWRWRTLKDWLARYGVSAGGIGVIVAILLIFFYLLYVVMPLLEPGEASPVADYAAPSAEVPVVHLAMEEQAEIGVRYGRDGRVSFFRTDTGAVLDERRLSLPEGVSVTSVAVARPDSHAVAYGLSDGRALVVKDRYRVSYPDDRRLITPELEYPLGEEPVVVDPEGQPLTALGLELDEESTLVGATADGRLVLTNIRREESFLGDEVELVETRTELPRQLDDIRFLLINPQQWVLHVADGTGRLVHYDISDKESPRIVEEVRLLGDRKGATLTALRFLTGGISLLAGASDGSISQWFAVRDEEGQERLRRIREFHEQSAPIVGIASEYARKGFLAADSNGNLAIYHATAHNLILREKVSDGRPAAIAIAPRANAWLAEDGNGRLHFWAVHNEHPEISWSSLWGKVWYESYDEPAYIWQSSSASNDFEPKFSLTPLSFGTLKAAFYAMLIGAPLAILGAIYTAYFMAPRMRGAVKPTIEIMEALPTVILGFLAGLWLAPLVEKYLPGIFALLLVMPLGVLLVSFLWTRLPERVRHRVPDGWEALLLVPVLVLIGWLSFTLSHPIENLLFDGDMRLWLTHTMGIDFDQRNSLVVGLAMGFAVIPTIFSIAEDAIFNVPKQLTTGSLALGATPWQTLVRVVILTASPGIFSAVMIGLGRAVGETMIVLMATGNTPVMDWSIFQGMRTLSANIAVEMPESEVGSTHYRVLFLAALVLFLFTFLFNTVAELVRQRLRRKYASL